Proteins encoded within one genomic window of Sebastes fasciatus isolate fSebFas1 chromosome 18, fSebFas1.pri, whole genome shotgun sequence:
- the LOC141756230 gene encoding zinc-binding protein A33-like: protein MAAKASPTEVDCTCPVCCEIFKDPVVLLCGHSFCKHCLKEWWRQSGLQTCPVCKEIFPMAQPPRNLALRNLSDDLRREKIKRADSGSKDICRLHSEKLKLFCQDDQQLICVICRDAQKHKTHNCVPINEAAGSCRAQLKLEKMHLKTKLGSFKAHKLRCDEMDGHIKLQAQQTEKNIKEEFQKLYQFLGAEEAARIDAVRKEATIKSEAMNIRIVNLTAEISSLTDKITTLEREMKAEDVFFMLNVKSTMERSQCKLPDPETPSGALIDEAKHLGNLLFTVWMKMKNLIQYTPVTLDPNTGDSGLIISEHMTRSTNSAESQPLPDNPERLRSTDVLGSEGFSSGKHSWDVQMGGYWTVGVAVKGKTDIIIWGIFMCDCTDMLREHSPENDLKVLSRDSFPQRVRVQLDYDQGIISFFDLVRKTPVHTIKHTFKETVFPYFSHDTKILPGELSVAIRKPR from the exons ATGGCTGCTAAAGCATCACCAACAGAAGTGGATTGCACCTGCCCCGTGTGCTGTGAGATATTTAAGGATCCTGTTGTGCTGTTGTGCGGTCACAGCTTCTGTAAGCACTGTCTTAAGGAGTGGTGGAGACAGAGTGGACTCCAGACATGCCCAGTCTGTAAGGAAATATTTCCAATGGCGCAGCCTCCACGTAATCTGGCACTGAGAAACCTGTCTGACGACTTGAGACGAGAGAAGATCAAGAGAGCTGACTCAGGATCTAAGGACATCTGCAGACTGCACAGTGAGAAACTCAAGCTCTTCTGTCAGGATGATCAACAGCTCATCTGTGTGATTTGTAGagatgcacaaaaacacaagacaCACAATTGTGTGCCCATCAACGAAGCAGCAGGATCCTGTAGG GCCCAACTCAAGCTTGAGAAGATgcatttaaaaaccaaactgggGTCATTTAAAGCTCATAAACTCAGGTGTGATGAAATGGACGGCCACATCAAG ctccaggCTCAGCAGACTGAGAAGAACATCAAAGAGGAGTTTCAGAAGCTTTACCAGTTCCTGGGAGCAGAGGAGGCTGCTAGGATTGATGCAGTGAGGAAAGAGGCGACAATCAAGAGTGAAGCAATGAACATCAGGATCGTTAATTTGACGGCTGAGATCTCCTCGCTCACAGACAAAATCACAACCTTAGAGAGGGAGATGAAAGCTGAGGACGTCTTCTTCATGCTG AATGTCAAATCCACTATGGAGCG ATCTCAGTGCAAGCTACCAGACCCAGAGACTCCATCAGGAGCCCTGATCGAtgaggccaaacacctggggaACCTGCTGTTCACAGtctggatgaagatgaagaactTAATCCAGTACA CTCCTGTAActctggacccaaacactggTGACAGTGGATTGATTATATCCGAACACATGACCCGTTCGACAAACAGCGCCGAGAGTCAGCCGCTTCCTGATAACCCAGAAAGGCTGCGCAGCACTGACGTTCTTGGCTCTGAAGGCTTTAGTTCTGGAAAACACAGCTGGGACGTGCAGATGGGGGGTTATTGGACTGTTGGTGTGGCTGTTAAGGGTAAAACCGATATAATCATCTGGGGCATCTTCATGTGCGATTGCACTGACATGCTGCGTGAACATTCTCCAGAGAATGATTTGAAAGTTTTATCTAGAGACTCATTTCCCCAAAGGGTCAGAGTGCAGCTGGACTATGACCAAGGGATTATATCATTTTTTGACCTTGTTAGGAAAACACCTGTACACACCATCAAACACACTTTCAAAGAAACGGTCTTTCCGTATTTTAGTCATGATACAAAAATTCTTCCAGGTGAACTTTCAGTGGCGATAAGAAAACCCAGATAA